The genome window GATGCTATGCTAAAATTTCCAAACAGCCTGATTTTATTGTGCTTTCAAGCTTCATCACAAAGTCCCAATGCATAATCCGGGTGGAATTTGCCTTGCGCCCCAAAATATCTATTCCGTAAAAAAGCTTAATTTCAGGGTTAAATTTTAAACTATGAAATCATTATTTACTGTTTTTCTTGCATTGGGATCATTTATCCTTTTGCATGCCCAAAGCGTTCAGCGCAGTTTCGATCACGACAATCTCAACCGGACCTACAGAATTTATGTGTCTGTCAATTATGATGCAAACAAACCGGTTCCACTGGTATTTGCTTTTCACGGTATGGGCGATCAGGCGGCAAATTTCCAGGGAATAGGCTTTAATCAATTGGCCGATCAGGATACTTTTATTGTGATATACCCACAGGCAGAAGTAGATCAGGATTTTAATGCCACTGCCTGGAATGCGGGAGTGGGTATTCCCGGTTTCTATTTAAACAGCGATATCAATGATGTGGATTTTGTTTCCAAATTGATTGATTCTTTATCCAATGAGTTTTCAATAGATACACAGCGGGTTTATGCCACGGGCTTTTCCCTGGGCGGCTATATGTCGCAGCGACTGGCATGTGAACTTGATGCGAGAATTGCTGCCATTGCATCCGTTGCCGGTTTGATTGGTAACGACATCAATTGCAATCCAGGTGCTCCGGTTCCGGTGCTGCATATGCATGGTACTGCCGACAGTACGATTACCTATGGAGGCGAGTTTCCTATTCCAAATTTTGGTTACACCAAAGTGGGACTTTCAGTTGATGAAATGGTGGCCAATTGGACGGGTATTAACAATTGTACTGAGCCGGTTGAGGAAGATTCCATTCCCGATACAGCCAATGACAACCTGACTATTGACCGTTTTACTTACCCCATGTGTGAGGCAGAAAGTGAAGTGATTCTGTACAAAATTAAACATGCGGGACACGAATGGATGAGCAGTCCCGGCAATGATATTGATGCTACCATTGCTATTTGGGAATTTTTCCAAAAGCATTCCCGAAAATCAACTTCAGTAGGTATCGCAAATGCTGAATTTGACAATACCATTCAGGTATATCCCAATCCCGTATCCAATACGCTTTTTGTTAAAATGCGGGAAGCTGCTGATAGAATAATGCTCACAAATCTTTTGGGGCAGGAGCTAAGCCGTATTGAAAATCCAATGAATTTAAATATTGCACTTTCGCTGGCGGATATAAACCCGGGCATGTATTTGCTTACTGTTCAGAAAGGAAGCGGGCAAAGCACTTTTAAGATTTTGAAGGAGTAAAATCTTTATTGTACTTCAAAAGTAGTGCCCAAGACAGGAGTCGAACCTGCACATCCTTTCGGACACATGAACCTGAATCATGCTTGTCTACCAATTCCAACACTTGGGCAAAATAGTTGCTTTGCTGCAACGGAGCACAAAGGTAATTAACTTGTAGGCTTTTTTTTAGAAAATTTTATTGTAAATCTTTTGAGCTGCAATCACAGAAGAAACTAAAATCAAAGAAACAATTTCCTAATCCCCGACATATGTTTTATTTCTTCAAAAGTGCTTGTCAATACAGGCTTTGATAAAAACTTCATCACAAAAGGATTGGTCTCGGCTTTCTTTTTATCAAATTCTGCAATAGAAGAGGTAAGCATAAAAACAAAGGTATTTTCAGGCACGGCAACTTCTTCCAGCTCATCGAGAAATTCCCAGCCGTTCATCACCGGCATATTGATATCGAGAAAGAGAATGTAGGAAGTGTCTTTGTTGTAGGCTTCTTTTAAATAATCGAGGGCAAGGCTACCGTTTTTGAAAACCAAAGGCGCAGTGTGAAACCCGGTTTTTTCAATCATTTTTTTTGACATAAAAATGAATATGTCATCGTCATCAATAAGTAAGAGTTCTGTCTTCATTAATTAGTGTTTGTCTATTAAGTCAGATGTCTGCTTCAGAATGTTCGAGTTCGAGCCCGCCCGAACGTGCCATTCGGTACGGGCGGGGCTTGCGTAGTCCTGAAAATCAAGAGTTTACTTATGTAAATGACTGTTTTCAGGGCAAGCGTAACGAAGAAATCGGACATTATGGACAGACACTAACCATATTCTTTTTTGATATTAAATTCCTTGGTCTTGTTTATCACATCCTTAATAATATCGTCCAATTCTTCTGAAGAGCTCAAGATATGATCGAGAAATTCTATTTTCTCGCCTTTTGAAAGATCAAGAACATCACTTTTAATCATGTTGGCCATACCGATGATTCTTGCCAATGGAGCGCGCACCACATGTGACTGGATCCAGGCTATTTCTCTCAGGCGACTGTTTTGATGTGTAATGGCATTGATATGCTGTATCCGTTCTGTAATATCATTGGCCAATACAATTTTGGCCTTTTTATTGTTATAATTAATGACATTGCTCTGAATGTCAACATCAATAATTTCCCCGAATTTTTTCTTGTGACGGAATTGGTTTTTGAAAAATTTTGCACTTTTGTCCTGTTTTTTTAAAACTTCTTCTAATTGCGGAATATCTTCTTCTGGGTGGATGCCTTTAATGGTCATTTCCCGAAATTCCTCCACCGAATAGCCGTAATGCTTTACCGCGGCATCGTTGACATCCAGAAACTGAAGCGTATCCATATCGTAAACCCACATGGGCTGTGGACTCAGGTGAAAAAGATCAGCATATTTTTGCTCCGATTCCTTGAGCTTAACAAGGTTTTTTTTCCTTTCTATATTATAGATAATGCTTTTGTACAAAATAGCAGCATTGAGTTCATCTTTGAGCAAATAATCGGCAATGCCCATTCCCAGCGACTGAATTGCAAAATCCACATCTGAATAGCCGGTGAGAATTATAATTGGTGTATTGCCTGATATTTCCAGCATTTCTTTTACAAGCGTATCGCCTTCTTTGTCAGGAAGTGTCAGGTCCAGTAAAATGGCATCGAAATCCGTTTTTCCTGCTTCTAAAATTTGTCTGGCATCTTCAAATTTACTGGCATGTATGACTTTGGGTGCATCAATTACATCTTCGAGATAATCCTGTACCAGGAAAAAATCCCCTTCATTGTCTTCTACTACCAGGAAATTGTATTTTCTATTATCTTTTTGCATATCTAAATTACTTGAGTGGCAATCGGGCCGTTTTCATCCAAAAATCTTCTATACTATTCACGACCTTTTCCAGATCATCGGCATCAACAGGCTTGGTGATGTAGCAATTTGCATTTTCCTTGTAAGAAAGGTTTATATCATTTTTTGAAGAAGAAGTAGTGAGTATTATGATGGGGATTTGTTTTACCGAAGCATCGTTTTTCAATACATGTAGTACTTCAAGCCCATTTTTTACCGGAAGGTTAATGTCCAGGAGAATTAAATCCGGTGTCAATGCTTTTTTGAAATTTCCTTTTTGAAACACAAAATCAATGGCTTCTTTACCATTGCGGGCAATGCTGATCTTGTATTTAAATTTACTTTCGCCAAAGGCTTCAGTTGTTAAAAAAATATCGCCCTCGTTGTCTTCCACAAGTAAAATATGTACTGACTTCATAGTTCAATATTTTTAGAAATTGTAAAATAAAATGTGCTGCCATTTTCAGGGTTTGACTCCACCCATATACGCCCATTCATGTGCTCAATTAATTTCTTTACAATGGACAGCCCCATCCCGGCACCTTTGTACTTATCTTCATTATGCAATCTTTGAAAGATAATAAATATTTTATCATGATATTCACTTTCAATGCCAATTCCATTGTCCCGGAAAGTAAACTGCCATTCACTTTCAGATTCTTTTGCCTCTATATTTATTTCAGGGTCAATACCTTCTCGCTTGAATTTAATGGCATTGTTCAGTAAATTTTGAAGCACCACTGTCAATGGTTTTTTGTAAGAATTAATTACAGGAACGCCACTGTAGTTGATGCTTAAATGTGCTTCTATTTTATTGTAATTCTTAAGCTCATTAATCAGTTCCTTTAAGTCAAATTGTTCTAATTCATATTCGTATTTATCAACCAAAGCAAAGTCAAGCAGGCTTAAAATTACACTGCGCATTTTTTTGGATCCTCCTACTGCAAAATCTATATATTTCAGTGCTTTTTCATCCAGTTGGTTTCCGTATTTTTTCTTCAATTGGGTTAGAAAACTTGAGATCATTCTCAATGGTTCCTGTAAATCATGAGAGGTGACATAAGCAAATTGTTCCAACTCCCTGTTTTTGATTTTAAGCGTTTTAAGTGATGTTTCAAGATTTTTTTGATTGACAGAAAGGGCTTCTTTCAATATGCGCTGTTCTTCAAGGCTTTTTTGCATGCCTCCGAACATTTTCGGGATCAATACGGAAAAAACGGCATTGAGAAATATCAGGTTGGTTGAAATGGCCGCCCACTCAATTATTTGCTGTGAATCTGATTGATGTATTTCGAATATTTCAAGATAAATCAATAAGCCATATGCGATACAGAATAGTATATTTATGAATACAGGAAGAAAAGCATACCTGTAGGGAAATATGATGACCATAAAAACAGATACTGCGAGCAGGTAGATCAATCCGGGGCCGTATGACCCCAATGCTGTGAGCATAACTATGGCCAATAAATAGACCATTATTGTAAAGAGTATTTTTCTGGTAAATATGCTGAACCAACTTGTGAATGAAATAACAGCAAGAAATACAGCTGCAAAAACATCAAAAATGGCAATGGAATAGAGCTTTCCTGTAATTGATACAATGACTCCCGGAATAAGTGCGAGCAAACTCAGCGGGACAATATACAGCAGTGTTATTATGAACAGATAATCTCTCCAATATGCTATGCCATCTTCAGGAGATCCCAATTCAGGGAAGCTGCTCATTACAAGGTTTTTGTATTTATTCCAGATTTGCATAGATTTTAGAATTCATAGTGATTTTTCAGAAATAGTGATTTCCCTTGAAATTTGCAGGGTTTAAATCCTGGAAAGCGGGGAGGGGTAATTTATTTTTTGGGTTTTTTTATGGTAAAATAAAATGTACTGCCTTTGCCCGGAGTGGATTTCACCCATATTTTTCCACCGAGGTTTTCTATCGTCTTTTTTACGATTGCAAGCCCCAGGCCGGTGCCACTGTATTCTGTTTTATCATGTAGTCTTTTAAAAATCACGAAGATTTTGTCAAGATTATTCTTCTCAATACCGATACCATTGTCTTTTACAGCTATTTTCCAATGATCCTTAAATTCCTCGCTGCTGATTTTTATTTTCGCTGCAATATTTTTTTTCCTGTACTTCAGCGCATTGTTAATCAAGTTGTGCAATACCTGGCGAAGTGGAGATCTGAATGATTTAACCGAATGGAGTTTTTTGAATTGAATTTCCGCTCCTGATTCCTCAATTGCCTTATCATGTAGCGCAGTTATATTTTTGATCATTTCACCCAATTGAATCTTTTCAAGATTGTCTTCGTGTTTACCCACTCTTGAAAACTCCAGCAAGTCAAGAATTATTTGCCGCATTCGCACAGCACCATCTACTGCAAAATGGATGTATTTGTTGCCTTTTTCGTCTAATTTATCGCTGTATTTTTTTTCAAGCTGGGTGAGGAAATTTGTGATCATCCTGAGTGGTTCCTGCAAATCATGCGAAGCTACATAGGCAAATTGCTCCAGCTCATAGTTGGATTGGGAAAGTGCCAGGGTTTGTTTCTGCAGACTTTCGTTGAGCTGCTTTAAAGAAGCTTCAAATTCTTTTTGGGCGCTAATGTCCGTAACTGCTCCAACCATTCTAATCGCCCTGTTTTTTTCATTGCGGATAATTATACCCCTGTCACTTACATAGGTATAGGAATTGTCGGCCTTTTTGTAGCGGTATTCAGCTTCCCACTTTTCGCAATTGGGGTTTTTAAGCGCTTTGTCTAAGCTGTCTGCTATCTTTTTATAATCTGCTTTGTGAATTTTTTTGCTCCAATTATCAATTGGTTGCTTTTTTTTATATATTTTATACCCAAACAAATCTGTGTATCCGCTGCCCCAATAGATTGTATCGTCCACAATATTATAATCCCAAATGGCATCGCGGGTAGCTTGCGCCACTTTTTCAAAGCGATTGTTACTCGCTTTCAGTTCTTTTTCGGCCTCTATTCGCTCTGTAATATCAATACCTATGCACTGAATTTCATTTGGATTGCCCTTGCCATCAAGGATACATATGAAATCCCAAAGTGTGGTTACTACTCCTCCATTTTTACTTGGTTTGTCAATTTCTATTTTAAAAACCTTTTCAGGTTCTTTCACACATTGCTCTACTGTTTCAAAAACTTTCAAGTGATCGTGTTCACAAATTGAGGTCAAGCTGTTTTTTCCGAGAATTTTACCGTCAGGATATAACCATCCAAAATCCTCTTCAAATTTCTTGTTGAAATAGGAGTAATTCCCTTCCATATCGGTGCGGATCACATAATTGGTCTGTGATTCGTAAAATCCACGATACCTCGATTCGCTTTCTTTGAGTTTTTCCTGTGTTTCAAAAATTTCAGTAATATCCACACTATTGAGTACAATGCCTTTTACTGCATAGTCATCAATCATATTTGTAGCAATGGTTTGTACCCATCTCCATCCGCCATTTTTGTGCTTAAAACGGTGCGGTGATGATTTTACACGGTTTTCTTTTTGAAGTAATTTAAATTCATCTTTTGTTTTCCTTAAATCATCTGGATGGATAAAGTCAAAGGGATTTTTTCCCATAAGTTCACTGTGTGTATAGCCTATATAATTCTTGTGGCTCGGGCTCACATATTTAAACAGGTTTTTTTTATCAAGTACTGAAATAAGGTCGGAACCGTCCTGAACCAGGGATCTGAACCTTTGCTCGCTGAATTTTATTTTTTGCCTTGAAATGATCTGGTCGATGCACATTACCAGGTTATTGGCCACTGAATCAACCATTTGGATTTCTTCTTTCAGAAATGATTCTTTCTCTTTTACTGCAGTTTTTTGTCGGTAGAACACTTCAATGCTCAGTTCTTTTCCATCCGTACTTTTTTTAGCCGATTTCGTAATCCACTTGCTTTTTCTGTGATTATCCGATTTGTAGATTTTTCCATCATAATGGATTTGTGCACTTGTTATGTCGGGATATTGAAATCCGTCAGGCAATAATTTTACTGCTTTACCCAATAATTCATCAATATCGTAATTGTAATTGCCAAGACTTGTGATTTTGTACAGGCAATTTTGCTCTTTGTTCCTTTCTTTAAGTGAATGAAGCACCTGGTCAAGTTCTCTTTGTGCTTGTTTTTGTTTGGTAATATCCCTTATGGAAGTAATCGTGAACTTCCTTCCATCTGCTCTGTGAATGAGCCTGGTCACAACTGCTACATCGATGGTTTTACCATTTTTACCAAGCACTTCATATTCGCCACTTATTTCCTTGCCATAATTTGTAAATGTTTCGTTTTTAATAGATGTCTGGTATTCTTCCAACATCTTTTTCTTCTGACCGGTAAGCACTATTTTGGTGAACTTTTCACCGATCAATTCAGCCTTTTTGTAGCCGTATATTTTGCAGTATTCATCATTTACATCTTCAAAAACTCCATTTTCATCAATAATGCATATGCCAACAGTAACGGCATTAAAAACAGTATTGACCAGTAATTCTGTTTCAATGAGCTTTGACAGGGCAATTTTAAGATCGCTGATATCCAACAAACCAATGGAAATGCCTGCCACACTTCCATCGCTGTAGCTTACGGGAGTATAACTTACCGAATACCAGCATTTTTGTCCTTTGCTATTGGTAAATTCTTTTTCATCCTGAAATTTTTTGCCTGCTACAGCCTTGTTAAAATCCTGCACGAAAGTTTCAATTTGTCCTGAAGGAAACAGGTCTATAATACTTTCTCCCTCAACAATTTCCCTGCTTTTCAGATGCTTAAAGGTTTCCAATGCCTTGGTATTGAATTTCAATATATTGTAGGAAGGATCGACCAGGATAAACGCCTGTAGATCGTTGTTGAGCAGAGCCTGGGTATTGGCCTGGATTTGTTGTAAGAGTTTATCTTTGTGTTGCAGCTCCTCATTTGCCACCCTGAGTTCTGTATAGGTAATTTGAATTTCCTCATTGGCACTTTGCAGTTCTTCATTGCTGGTTTCTAGCTCTTCATTGGTACTTTGCATTTCTTCGTTGGTACTTTGCAGCTCTTCATTCAGCGATTGCAATTCTTCATTGCTGGTTTCTATTTCTTCAATATAAGTCTGTAGGTGTTCTTTGGTTGTGCCCAGTTCATCTTCCAGTTCCTGGATGCGCATATTCACAAGGCCTTCCGTGTTTTCTGCTTTTCCGGTAGATACATATCTTTCTATATCCAACTTTTCGAAAATGACGATAAAGTAATTTTCTGTTGATTCCGTGTAAATAAGTGGTTGGGCAGTGATACGAACAAAATGTAAAGCATCGAAAAGCTTAAAGCGTTTGATATTGCTTTTTATGATATTGCGCTCTTTTATAGCTTTGGAAAGTACGGAACGCAGCTCAATCTGCAATTCAGGATTGGCCATTTTAATCAGGTTCACCTGTATGCTTCCCGGGCTCAGCGTCAGGAAAAGCCTTACATCTCCGTTGACTTCCTGGATGTCGTGGTTTTCGTCAACCACAACATAGGGATGCTCATAGGTATTGAAAAGGGTTTCTTTGACTTTCTCCTGCAGGCTCAGTTGGTTTTCCTCTTTAACTGTTTTTTTATCCGGGTAAATTTCTTGTTTTTGCGCTTTATAGTTTGATAATTTTATTTTGTGGAAACTGCGACCGCTTTTGCGCTTAAAAATTTTGTTTTTAGTGTCCACTGATGAGAAAAGATTATTGAATTGTCCTACTGTTTCTGATTTTCCGAGAAACAGGTAGCTTTCCGGATTTAAGGAATAGTGAAATACGGGAATGATTTGCTTTTGCAATGCCGTGTTGAAATAGATCAACAAATTGCGGCAGGAAATCAGGTCAATTTTAAGGAAGGGCGGGTTTTTGATAACATCATGCCTGGAAAACAACACCATTCCCCTGATTGCTTTGATCAGTTCAAATTCGTTGTTTTTCTTGATGAAATATTTTTCCCGAATGCTTTTGGATAAATTTTCGAGTGAAGCTTCGGGATATATTCCTTTTCGTGCTTTTGAAATGGCGCGTTCGTCAATATCAGTCGCGAAAATCTGGATTTTGTAGTCCTGAATTTTGTCTTTTAATATTTTACTGAGCAGAATGGCAATGGAGTAGGGTTCTTCACCCGTTGAGCAACCCGGCACCCATATTCTTATTGGCTCCTGTTTTCCTTTATTCTTGATGATTTTTTTCAGGTAAGTTTCCAGCGCCTTGAATGCTTCTTTATCCCTGAAAAATGTTGTTACACCAATCAGGATTGTTTTAAACATTTCATCGGCTTCACCCGGTTTTTTTTCTATCAAATTCAGATATTCCTTTATGGACTGAACGCCAAGTGCATTCATTCGCTTTTCCAGCCTGCGGCCAATGGTAGCAGATTTGTAATTTGAAAAATCTGCATCGCTGTATTTTCCGAGCAAATAGAGGATTTTATCTATAGCAGAGGTCTCTTTTTCAATGCTGTCTTTTTTTATTTTCTTTCGCATGTCCGTGTTGAGGTAGCGGTGAATTTCTTCACCCATTTTTTCGGGAGGAAGCACTGCATCCGTCATTCCTGTATTAATTGCGGAAATCGGCATTCCGTCATATTTAGCCGTTTCGGGTTCTTGCACAATGATGTAGCATTCTACCTCTTTTAATGCAGTTATTCCGGCAGCCCCGTCAGAACCTGTTCCCGAAAGCACAATAGCTATGACATTGCTGTTTTTATTTTGTGCCAGCGATTTGAACAGCACATCAACCGAAGGTTTTGGGCCAATTGCAGACCCCGGTTTTTGCAGTATTATTTTGTTGTTCTTCACAGCAATTTCCTTGCCGGGAGGGGTGATATAGACTTTATTGCTTTCTAAAGTCTTATTGTTTTCGGCTTCTGCGACACTTAATTTTGTCTTTTTGCTGAGCAATTGCACAAGCATACTCTTGTGCGTTGGACTTAGATGTTGCGCAACAATTACACAGGTGTTTTTCAGTTCGGGTAAGTGAGACAAAAATTTCTGGAGTGCTTCAAGTCCACCTGCGGAGGCTCCTATGGCAATGATGTGGAGTTTATGGGTGGGATTTGTATTCATGTAATTTCAAAAATCTGTACACTTAAAGGCAAAAAATATTTGTAAATCACAAGTTTTTATAAATGTACAGTACAAATTTTTTTACAAAGTTAAAACAAGTAAAGCGGAAATTTCACAGTACAAGTACCTATGCATTAAGGTACAACTTTTTACTTAGGGCTTAGCTAAGATAAAATACAAGGAAAAAGAGCAGATGTTCTAAAAAAGTTTGCATTTCAAAGAAGGATTATGGTGTATAACAAACATTGTATAGCGTTTTGAGGAAGCCCTACTTACTGCGTTGTTTTATAGACCATGTGAAGTAAAAACGGGCAACCTCTGTACCGTCAGGCATGGTGCCGATGGTTTCCATTTTTATCTGTTGTGCTTCGCCTGTTTCTTCAGCGCGTTTTATAGCCTCAAATAGCTTTGGTCCATCGTGGCAGGTAAAGGTGGTGAGTTGGTCTGCTTTTTTGGTAAATTCTGCTTCCATACCCACAACGAGCATGGCAAAAGCAGGTTTTTTTCCGGCAATGCCAAACATCACCAGGGCACCTGTAGAGAGCTCAGCGGCCATACTTTGCGCTGCAAAATAAATGGATTGAAAGGGATTTTGCGAGCGCCAGCCATAGGGTATGGTGGCTACGCATTCCTCAGGACTGAGTTTTTTCAGTTTTAAACCTGCAAACCAGCCCAGGGGCAATTTCCACAACAGAAAAAACCTGAACAAAAAGGGATTGCTCATTTGCTTGCGCATCTTTTGCTGTGCTGCATTAAGTGTGTAGGATGGAGCTGTACCTGGGGTTGACATGGGCTATACAATTTGAGTGCAAATATAGGGTTAATTGGAATTCTATAATCCATTTGTGGTTAAATTGAAAACGTCATACAGAACGTAGTGAAGGATCTGGTTAAATCAAAACCAGCAGGTAAATCCTTCCAAATTGCCACGGGCAAGGCCCTCGCAATGACGGGCATGATTTTAGGATTTCGGATTTTCTAACCCCCAACTCTAATTCAAACAAGCCACCCAATCCTTTGGGTCTAGTTTTTCTACATTTTTCCAGAGCTCAAAATTGAATTTGCTTTCATTTCCGGAAGCTATATTTCCAATTTCCTGGCTGGTACTGACAAGCGCACCTTTTATAAGTTCGGTATGGTCAATTCCGGCATAAACCGAGTAATAATCCCCGTGCTTGATGATAACAGCATAGCTAAAACGATCATGGTGCACCACAGACATTACTTCACCATTGTAAACAGAAACGATTTTACCTTTATCGGAAGTCAAGGGACAAGTCAGGGCGCCTTTTTCAATCGGGAAATTGTGTGCATCACTTTGCGACCAGGCCAAAGTTACCTGTATGCACAAGAAAAGAATAAGTATGGTTTTCATGGTATTGTGTTTTTGGTTAAAATGAATTTAAGAAATGATTTTGAATATTTCTTACTGTAAACTGATAACCTGAGCTCGAGAATTATTTAAGAGCTCAGGTTGATAAACTCAATCAGGGTTGTCATTGTGGTTCAGAAGATATGCCAAGCGGGAGAGTACCTGGTGGGACGGGTATGGCAAAACCAAATTTTTCTACACTTAAATCAGTAGCGAGGGCGCTACTGATAGGGGTGTTTACAAACAGATAAATTCAGTATTTTAGTTGAATGCTTGATAAATATAAAACTTAGAACACTTTCCATGCGTTACATAAGCTGCTAAGCTACAAGCAAATGGAATAATAGCTGTTTGATAATTTAGTATCTTTGATTTAAATTTAAATAATATGGATTTAGAAGCCAGAAAAATATCATTTGTACAGGAATTTTTAAGACTTCAAAATGAAGATATAATCAGCGGCCTTGAAAAACTTTTGCGCAAAAGAAAAGCTGAACTGATTGAGAAGAACTTAAAACCTATGACTGTAGAGGAGTACAACTCTGAAATAGACCAGGCTATGGATGATTCCAAAAATAAACGAATGATTAAGGCCAGCGATTTAAAAGATAAAATCCAAAAATGGAGTTAGAAGTTTATTGGTTGGAACTTGCAGAAAGCAAACTTGAAGACATCTATAGTTACCATTCAATCAAAGCAAGCAAACGTATTGCTAAAAAATTAATAATCGGAATAATTGACACTACAATTGGGCTCGGAAAACAGCCTGAAATTGGGCAAATTGAAAACAATTTAAACAGCAGAGATCAAGAATTTCGTTATTTAGTATATAAAAATTACAAAATTGTCTATTGGGTAAACTACAAGTTTGCCCGAATTGAAATAGCAAATATATTCGATACAAGGCAAGACCCCGAAAAACTCAAGGAAACTAAATAGCTATTCCATTAGATTGGATGCATTCTATAAGCTTTTGGTTTTGTTTTGGGTACTTATAATCATTAATTATCCGCTAATCAAAAAGCGTTCCCTGCGAACCACTTCCCTTGTTGCTGCTTTTCTTCTCCGTCTTTTTCTCCAAATCCCATTCAATGGAATCTCCACTTTTAAGTTTGTTGGATTTATCTTCTGGTTTTTCTTCGGGCTTTCTGGGCGGTAGCGGTTGCTTTTTAGGGGCTTCCTTTTCTTCGGCTTTTTCCTCCTTTGGTGCTAAATTTTCCTTGGAAGTTTCCTCAGGTGCTTTTTTATCATCTGGCTTTTGTTCCTCTGAACTTTCAGTACTTTCTGCTTCCGGGTTTTGAGTATCCTTAGCGCTTTCCCAATCTTCTTCATGTACCAATTTCAGCTTTCCTTTTACGGTGTTCAAGCTCAAGCGATTGCCCAGTGATTTCCAGCCTTTTACATCAATAAATTCCTCCAAATTAACGATTTCCGTTTCCTTGATCTTTGATTTGCCACGTTCGCTGGAAAATTCCACAGTAGGATTCTTCTTTGTAGAAGCAAAAACCATTTTGGAATTTCTTCCCTCGCTGATA of Chitinophagales bacterium contains these proteins:
- a CDS encoding PAS domain S-box protein gives rise to the protein MNTNPTHKLHIIAIGASAGGLEALQKFLSHLPELKNTCVIVAQHLSPTHKSMLVQLLSKKTKLSVAEAENNKTLESNKVYITPPGKEIAVKNNKIILQKPGSAIGPKPSVDVLFKSLAQNKNSNVIAIVLSGTGSDGAAGITALKEVECYIIVQEPETAKYDGMPISAINTGMTDAVLPPEKMGEEIHRYLNTDMRKKIKKDSIEKETSAIDKILYLLGKYSDADFSNYKSATIGRRLEKRMNALGVQSIKEYLNLIEKKPGEADEMFKTILIGVTTFFRDKEAFKALETYLKKIIKNKGKQEPIRIWVPGCSTGEEPYSIAILLSKILKDKIQDYKIQIFATDIDERAISKARKGIYPEASLENLSKSIREKYFIKKNNEFELIKAIRGMVLFSRHDVIKNPPFLKIDLISCRNLLIYFNTALQKQIIPVFHYSLNPESYLFLGKSETVGQFNNLFSSVDTKNKIFKRKSGRSFHKIKLSNYKAQKQEIYPDKKTVKEENQLSLQEKVKETLFNTYEHPYVVVDENHDIQEVNGDVRLFLTLSPGSIQVNLIKMANPELQIELRSVLSKAIKERNIIKSNIKRFKLFDALHFVRITAQPLIYTESTENYFIVIFEKLDIERYVSTGKAENTEGLVNMRIQELEDELGTTKEHLQTYIEEIETSNEELQSLNEELQSTNEEMQSTNEELETSNEELQSANEEIQITYTELRVANEELQHKDKLLQQIQANTQALLNNDLQAFILVDPSYNILKFNTKALETFKHLKSREIVEGESIIDLFPSGQIETFVQDFNKAVAGKKFQDEKEFTNSKGQKCWYSVSYTPVSYSDGSVAGISIGLLDISDLKIALSKLIETELLVNTVFNAVTVGICIIDENGVFEDVNDEYCKIYGYKKAELIGEKFTKIVLTGQKKKMLEEYQTSIKNETFTNYGKEISGEYEVLGKNGKTIDVAVVTRLIHRADGRKFTITSIRDITKQKQAQRELDQVLHSLKERNKEQNCLYKITSLGNYNYDIDELLGKAVKLLPDGFQYPDITSAQIHYDGKIYKSDNHRKSKWITKSAKKSTDGKELSIEVFYRQKTAVKEKESFLKEEIQMVDSVANNLVMCIDQIISRQKIKFSEQRFRSLVQDGSDLISVLDKKNLFKYVSPSHKNYIGYTHSELMGKNPFDFIHPDDLRKTKDEFKLLQKENRVKSSPHRFKHKNGGWRWVQTIATNMIDDYAVKGIVLNSVDITEIFETQEKLKESESRYRGFYESQTNYVIRTDMEGNYSYFNKKFEEDFGWLYPDGKILGKNSLTSICEHDHLKVFETVEQCVKEPEKVFKIEIDKPSKNGGVVTTLWDFICILDGKGNPNEIQCIGIDITERIEAEKELKASNNRFEKVAQATRDAIWDYNIVDDTIYWGSGYTDLFGYKIYKKKQPIDNWSKKIHKADYKKIADSLDKALKNPNCEKWEAEYRYKKADNSYTYVSDRGIIIRNEKNRAIRMVGAVTDISAQKEFEASLKQLNESLQKQTLALSQSNYELEQFAYVASHDLQEPLRMITNFLTQLEKKYSDKLDEKGNKYIHFAVDGAVRMRQIILDLLEFSRVGKHEDNLEKIQLGEMIKNITALHDKAIEESGAEIQFKKLHSVKSFRSPLRQVLHNLINNALKYRKKNIAAKIKISSEEFKDHWKIAVKDNGIGIEKNNLDKIFVIFKRLHDKTEYSGTGLGLAIVKKTIENLGGKIWVKSTPGKGSTFYFTIKKPKK
- a CDS encoding DUF4442 domain-containing protein, translating into MSTPGTAPSYTLNAAQQKMRKQMSNPFLFRFFLLWKLPLGWFAGLKLKKLSPEECVATIPYGWRSQNPFQSIYFAAQSMAAELSTGALVMFGIAGKKPAFAMLVVGMEAEFTKKADQLTTFTCHDGPKLFEAIKRAEETGEAQQIKMETIGTMPDGTEVARFYFTWSIKQRSK
- a CDS encoding M23 family metallopeptidase, whose product is MKTILILFLCIQVTLAWSQSDAHNFPIEKGALTCPLTSDKGKIVSVYNGEVMSVVHHDRFSYAVIIKHGDYYSVYAGIDHTELIKGALVSTSQEIGNIASGNESKFNFELWKNVEKLDPKDWVACLN
- a CDS encoding type II toxin-antitoxin system RelE/ParE family toxin is translated as MELEVYWLELAESKLEDIYSYHSIKASKRIAKKLIIGIIDTTIGLGKQPEIGQIENNLNSRDQEFRYLVYKNYKIVYWVNYKFARIEIANIFDTRQDPEKLKETK